A genomic window from Paenibacillus sp. FSL K6-0276 includes:
- a CDS encoding DUF2871 domain-containing protein: MKKLYYTSFFYAILGLIAGVAYREITKMNDFEGNTILVALHTHILVLGFFFFIIAMILDKLFNIHEAKSFGAWYIVYNIGLLITIGTMATRGMLQINGTDISFLPHIAGLGHAIVGAGIIWLLILLGKRIK, from the coding sequence ATGAAAAAATTGTATTACACATCTTTTTTCTATGCGATTCTCGGTTTAATAGCTGGTGTTGCTTATCGTGAAATCACCAAAATGAATGATTTCGAAGGAAACACCATATTAGTCGCGCTTCATACCCATATTCTTGTGCTAGGATTCTTCTTCTTTATCATTGCAATGATCCTAGACAAGTTATTTAATATCCATGAGGCTAAGTCCTTTGGCGCGTGGTACATTGTGTATAACATTGGTCTTCTAATCACAATCGGTACCATGGCTACTCGCGGGATGCTGCAAATTAACGGGACTGACATCAGCTTCTTGCCACATATTGCGGGTCTCGGTCATGCCATAGTAGGCGCTGGTATCATATGGCTGCTAATTCTGCTCGGTAAACGAATTAAATAA
- a CDS encoding VOC family protein, with the protein MSIDVYLNFNGNCREAAEFYAEVFGSERPQIMTFGETPPDPNFTLPEEAKDLVMHTRLNIEGSNVMFSDVFPGMPFVEGNNISLAVVSKNMDNVKSYFHKLQEGGKVVMELQETFWSSCYGSLKDKFGIDWQFNYDDGRMNM; encoded by the coding sequence ATGTCTATCGATGTTTATCTTAATTTCAACGGAAATTGTCGTGAAGCCGCAGAATTTTACGCAGAGGTGTTTGGATCTGAACGTCCACAAATCATGACCTTTGGAGAAACACCCCCCGATCCCAATTTCACTCTTCCTGAGGAAGCCAAAGATTTGGTAATGCACACCCGTTTGAATATTGAAGGCAGCAATGTAATGTTCTCAGATGTTTTCCCAGGCATGCCTTTTGTGGAAGGAAACAATATTAGTCTTGCCGTTGTTAGTAAGAATATGGATAACGTTAAGAGCTATTTTCATAAACTTCAAGAGGGCGGTAAAGTAGTGATGGAGTTACAAGAAACCTTCTGGAGCAGCTGTTATGGTAGTTTAAAAGATAAATTCGGCATCGATTGGCAATTCAATTATGATGACGGACGAATGAATATGTAA
- a CDS encoding FtsX-like permease family protein, whose translation MRSLIGKLAWANIRKRKSATITLFVLIMIAVLLLNIGLTVSLKLNSFQQEKMTELETPEISAYFAKDEHLKEYQDLVDSYPYTESWETEAAILLADAKMKYGETDTTVAFIILNSDTPRTKGVFKTTTPLKFSDPNMIYLPYLFHVGSGYDLGDTFSLVYDNNQFSYTIGGFIEEPLLGTLTNGALKVFLNDEGYKQLEKRLGTEAQYSFLSADLIDPSKDVKLEQMLSERIFASGSKSQFQVMRAEVGLEGNRVFVNLLAAILIVFALIMVLISLIVIRFQILGHIEDNLTNIGVLKANGYTSWQIKNALLLQFASVSIIAAIPGGGIAGLVMPLVGNMISSSIGLLWPVSFEMVSAVLSLVIISGLVLLVTYLSSRRIRNITPIAALQSGIHTHNFKRNHIPLETSRMNLQISLSLKALLRQMKQNMMIVLIVAGLTFSSIFCSILNFNFKGDTSTVIELVGIERSDFMLLPKNGNLEQGMFTELEAMPTVKKLTVLDSMLASIKDTSFMLRVSDDYSKLETQTTYKGRQPIYDNEISISGVIARLENKEVGDEVPVSFNGMTENYLITGLSQQINQLGMVASMTGDGMRRLQPEYTSQSINVYLNEGGDSQAFVKDLEARFPGQWNITNVREAMDSTLSTFTSAVSSMTAVITVVTIIVVSLILYLVIKTLIMKRKREFGILKGIGYTTFNLMTQITFSLFPVIVIGVVLGSLAGYFFSDSAFVLLLSSLGIYNVQLAVSLPQVLLLCAIILVVAYVVSMLVARRIRKVSVYGLIMD comes from the coding sequence ATGAGAAGCTTAATAGGAAAACTCGCTTGGGCCAATATTCGCAAAAGAAAAAGTGCAACGATTACGCTCTTTGTGTTGATTATGATAGCTGTGCTGCTGCTGAATATTGGCCTCACGGTCAGTTTGAAGCTCAATTCTTTTCAGCAAGAAAAAATGACTGAGCTAGAGACACCAGAAATAAGCGCATATTTTGCAAAAGATGAACATCTAAAAGAGTATCAAGATCTCGTGGATAGTTATCCATATACCGAATCTTGGGAGACTGAAGCAGCGATTCTGTTAGCAGACGCTAAAATGAAGTACGGAGAAACGGACACTACTGTTGCTTTTATAATTCTTAACTCGGATACACCGCGGACCAAGGGAGTATTCAAAACAACGACCCCGCTCAAATTTAGCGATCCGAATATGATCTATCTACCATATTTATTCCATGTAGGATCGGGGTATGATCTTGGTGATACCTTTTCTTTAGTATACGATAATAACCAATTCTCTTATACCATCGGTGGCTTTATTGAGGAGCCGCTTCTAGGGACATTAACGAATGGAGCGTTAAAAGTTTTTCTGAATGATGAAGGGTATAAGCAATTGGAGAAACGTCTTGGAACAGAAGCTCAGTATAGTTTTCTTTCAGCAGATTTGATCGATCCTTCAAAGGATGTGAAGCTGGAACAAATGCTAAGTGAGCGGATTTTTGCCTCAGGAAGTAAGAGTCAATTTCAAGTAATGCGGGCGGAAGTCGGACTCGAAGGGAACCGTGTTTTTGTTAATCTTTTAGCAGCTATTTTGATCGTATTTGCATTGATTATGGTTCTGATCTCGCTTATTGTGATCAGGTTTCAAATATTAGGACATATTGAAGACAATCTGACTAACATTGGTGTTTTAAAAGCGAACGGTTATACCTCATGGCAGATTAAAAACGCGCTTCTGCTACAGTTCGCCTCGGTTTCCATCATCGCAGCCATACCGGGAGGCGGGATAGCAGGATTAGTTATGCCCTTGGTAGGGAATATGATTTCATCTTCGATCGGACTGCTGTGGCCTGTATCATTTGAAATGGTCAGTGCGGTGCTTAGTTTGGTTATCATCTCCGGACTGGTTCTACTGGTTACCTATTTGTCGAGTCGGCGAATCCGGAATATTACTCCGATTGCAGCTCTGCAGAGCGGAATCCATACGCACAATTTCAAACGGAATCACATTCCACTTGAAACATCCCGTATGAATCTGCAAATCAGCTTAAGCCTTAAAGCATTATTAAGGCAGATGAAACAGAATATGATGATCGTACTGATTGTTGCCGGACTAACCTTTTCTAGTATTTTTTGCTCTATACTGAATTTCAATTTTAAGGGAGACACCTCCACCGTTATAGAACTGGTGGGTATAGAGCGCAGCGATTTCATGTTGTTACCAAAGAACGGAAATCTAGAGCAGGGGATGTTTACAGAATTAGAGGCTATGCCAACGGTCAAAAAGTTGACTGTATTGGATAGTATGCTCGCTTCGATTAAAGACACCAGCTTTATGCTTCGAGTATCAGACGATTATAGCAAGCTAGAGACACAAACAACATACAAAGGCAGGCAACCCATTTATGATAACGAAATTTCGATTTCCGGTGTTATTGCGAGATTGGAGAATAAAGAAGTAGGGGATGAGGTTCCGGTCAGTTTTAATGGTATGACTGAGAATTATTTGATCACTGGCCTAAGCCAGCAGATTAATCAGCTTGGGATGGTAGCGAGTATGACCGGAGACGGAATGAGAAGACTGCAACCGGAGTACACCTCTCAATCCATCAATGTGTATCTGAATGAGGGGGGAGATTCTCAAGCTTTTGTGAAGGATCTGGAAGCACGTTTCCCCGGACAATGGAATATTACTAACGTTCGAGAAGCGATGGACAGCACGCTTAGTACATTCACTTCAGCAGTATCTTCTATGACAGCAGTCATTACTGTGGTCACAATTATTGTGGTCAGTCTAATCTTGTATTTGGTGATTAAAACTTTGATTATGAAGCGTAAGCGAGAATTCGGTATTCTTAAAGGTATAGGATATACCACCTTTAACCTGATGACACAGATTACGTTCAGTCTCTTTCCGGTGATTGTAATTGGAGTAGTGCTGGGGAGTTTAGCGGGTTATTTTTTCTCGGATTCGGCGTTTGTATTATTACTTTCAAGTCTAGGAATTTATAACGTTCAGCTGGCGGTTAGTTTACCTCAAGTGCTTCTACTGTGTGCGATCATTCTAGTTGTTGCTTATGTGGTGTCTATGCTAGTTGCAAGGCGGATTCGGAAGGTCAGTGTGTACGGTTTGATTATGGACTAA
- a CDS encoding ABC transporter ATP-binding protein has product MSVVNNKVLMQTHKLGKTFSHGGTQQHVLKNLDLTLYHGDFTIIMGSSGSGKSTLLYAISGMDKPTLGEVLFEGQDITAMSNDQLAVFRRKNCGFVFQQIHLLDTMSVLDNVLSSAFLVQKDRAGAVEKAKKLLSDVGLDDSIWGKFPAQISGGEAQRAGIIRALINSPKAVFADEPTGALNSSAGIGVLRVLTEVNKQGQSIIMVTHDLKTALRGNRILYLQDGVIVGDLCLSPYSEDSGPERQLQLQSFLTELGW; this is encoded by the coding sequence ATGAGCGTTGTAAATAATAAAGTGCTAATGCAGACACATAAGCTTGGGAAAACCTTCTCCCATGGAGGAACTCAGCAGCATGTTTTAAAAAATCTAGATCTGACTTTATATCATGGCGATTTCACGATTATCATGGGCAGTTCAGGATCTGGTAAATCAACACTGCTGTATGCCATTTCGGGAATGGATAAGCCAACGCTCGGAGAGGTTCTGTTTGAAGGCCAGGATATTACGGCAATGAGTAATGATCAGCTTGCGGTATTCCGGCGGAAGAATTGTGGATTTGTTTTTCAACAGATTCATCTACTCGATACGATGAGTGTCCTCGACAATGTGTTATCAAGCGCTTTTCTTGTACAAAAGGATAGAGCTGGGGCCGTGGAAAAAGCCAAAAAGCTGCTCTCTGATGTAGGTCTGGATGACTCTATTTGGGGCAAGTTTCCGGCGCAAATCTCAGGAGGCGAAGCACAGCGTGCCGGAATTATCCGGGCCCTGATCAACAGTCCAAAGGCGGTATTCGCTGATGAGCCGACTGGAGCGCTAAATAGCTCAGCAGGAATAGGTGTACTGCGTGTCCTGACAGAGGTGAATAAGCAGGGGCAAAGCATAATTATGGTTACTCATGATCTCAAAACTGCGCTGCGTGGTAATCGGATCTTGTATCTGCAGGATGGAGTAATCGTTGGAGATTTGTGCCTTTCCCCTTATAGCGAAGATAGTGGACCTGAACGGCAGCTGCAATTACAGTCCTTTTTAACCGAATTGGGGTGGTAG
- a CDS encoding HAMP domain-containing sensor histidine kinase, which yields MTKKLLLTLLLTILAASITLLFLIFNLKVETSTDRVAINTIVKLTEQNWEKLDPKLYKESPYDFAVIDSLGALRYQTKNAISTTINEAINNRDTLVDVVVQDKMVGKVIINNDYRKIFIHMKQQFIQVSVVMLLLLTILGILYIWFLNRSILRPFRKMQLFAKHIARGDLEVPLEMDRNHLFGAFTESFDMMREELAAARHSEYLANKSKKELVASLSHDIKTPVASLKAITELMLLSTRDEKTSRQLNTLFSKADQIDRLVTDMFHSTLEELNELKVSLTEEHSHLLTQIINNVNFYERISAASVPDCIITVDPLRLQQVIDNVVNNSYKYANSGTPIDIKFEIRDHYLEVDILDYGPGVPEEELPLIFNKFFRGSLAMSQNGAGLGLYISRFMMQKMQGDIICSNRQNGFTVKLLIPLAG from the coding sequence ATGACTAAAAAACTACTGTTAACTCTGCTGCTCACTATACTCGCTGCAAGTATAACTCTCCTATTTCTGATATTTAATTTGAAGGTGGAGACCTCAACGGATCGAGTGGCTATCAACACCATTGTTAAGCTTACGGAGCAGAATTGGGAGAAGCTCGATCCGAAACTGTATAAGGAAAGTCCTTATGATTTCGCCGTTATTGATTCCTTGGGAGCTCTTAGATATCAGACGAAGAATGCGATTTCTACTACCATTAACGAGGCCATCAACAATCGTGACACCTTAGTCGATGTTGTTGTTCAGGATAAGATGGTGGGTAAAGTGATTATTAATAATGATTACCGTAAGATTTTTATACATATGAAACAACAATTCATACAAGTTTCTGTTGTGATGCTGCTTTTGCTTACGATTCTAGGCATCCTCTATATTTGGTTCCTGAATAGATCCATTCTTCGTCCGTTTCGCAAAATGCAGTTATTCGCGAAGCACATCGCGAGAGGTGATCTTGAAGTGCCGCTAGAGATGGATCGTAATCATCTGTTTGGGGCTTTTACGGAAAGCTTTGATATGATGCGGGAAGAGCTTGCAGCGGCTAGGCACAGCGAATATTTGGCGAATAAGAGTAAGAAGGAACTGGTTGCTAGTCTCAGTCATGATATTAAGACACCAGTCGCTTCGCTGAAGGCGATCACGGAACTGATGTTATTAAGCACAAGAGATGAGAAGACAAGCAGACAGCTGAACACCTTATTTTCCAAAGCGGATCAGATTGATCGTCTGGTCACAGATATGTTCCATTCGACCTTGGAGGAATTGAATGAACTTAAAGTCAGCTTAACGGAGGAGCATAGTCATCTGCTGACCCAAATTATAAATAATGTGAATTTCTATGAACGGATTTCAGCCGCGTCTGTGCCAGACTGTATCATTACTGTGGACCCCTTGCGGCTACAGCAGGTCATCGATAATGTTGTGAATAATTCCTATAAATACGCCAACTCCGGTACACCCATCGATATTAAATTCGAGATTAGGGATCATTACCTGGAGGTTGATATTCTGGATTATGGACCTGGTGTTCCTGAGGAGGAATTGCCCTTAATATTCAATAAATTCTTTCGGGGCAGTCTGGCCATGAGTCAGAACGGCGCGGGTCTAGGTCTGTACATTTCCCGTTTTATGATGCAAAAAATGCAGGGCGACATTATATGTTCCAATCGGCAGAATGGATTTACAGTAAAGCTGTTGATTCCATTGGCAGGATAG
- a CDS encoding response regulator transcription factor, translating to MRYDCLIIDDETELAETTCEYFNLFDVQTAFVTSADACRSFLSEHQVSMLLLDINLGGESGFQLCKELRQTTGIPILFISARSSEDDVLIALDIGGDDYIHKPYTLRVLLAKVKAVLKRYNNEVVAAEASIFESGPIQIDPELRRASLNGVPLKLKTMEYKLLKFLIQHKNRVIPKEELFTGVWGDVFAGDGTLNVHIRHLREKIEQNPNDPQYIRTVWGIGYAFEDK from the coding sequence ATGAGATATGATTGTTTGATTATTGATGATGAAACTGAACTTGCGGAAACCACCTGCGAATATTTTAATTTGTTTGATGTTCAAACCGCGTTTGTTACAAGCGCCGATGCTTGTCGGAGCTTTTTGAGTGAGCATCAGGTGTCGATGTTACTCCTTGATATTAATTTAGGTGGTGAATCCGGCTTCCAGTTATGTAAAGAGCTGCGTCAGACGACTGGAATCCCCATTCTGTTCATAAGTGCCCGCTCCAGTGAGGATGATGTATTGATTGCTCTTGATATCGGGGGAGATGACTATATTCATAAACCGTATACTCTGAGAGTGCTGCTCGCCAAAGTGAAGGCAGTGCTTAAACGGTACAACAACGAAGTTGTAGCCGCCGAGGCATCCATTTTTGAATCCGGCCCCATCCAGATTGATCCCGAACTTAGAAGGGCAAGTCTTAACGGCGTACCTCTCAAGCTGAAAACGATGGAATATAAATTGCTTAAGTTTTTGATTCAGCATAAAAATCGGGTAATCCCCAAAGAGGAGTTATTCACAGGAGTATGGGGGGATGTTTTTGCGGGAGACGGCACTTTAAATGTACATATACGCCATCTTCGTGAGAAGATCGAGCAGAATCCTAACGACCCACAGTATATCCGTACCGTTTGGGGTATCGGTTATGCTTTTGAGGATAAATAG